One window of Candidatus Nitrospira kreftii genomic DNA carries:
- a CDS encoding hypothetical protein (conserved protein of unknown function) gives MYQDMMKYRLIHVMCAVLVVMGSGCLSLRTDSPEIRTYHLSLDGSSHAILPKRTDGPVLLVSPPQAEPGFETQRMVYVKRPYELEYYSVNQWADSPVRMLTPLMVQVLDQSGAWRTVIPLPDSVSGDYRLDTYGVLLQQEFLQQPSRVRATARLQLVDLKESRILGARAFEAVENAPSENAYGGVLAANRAVAGLLDQIVLWLRQCVQHSPECDPS, from the coding sequence ATGTATCAGGATATGATGAAGTATCGGCTCATCCATGTCATGTGCGCTGTGTTGGTTGTGATGGGAAGCGGTTGCCTGTCGCTCCGAACGGATTCCCCGGAAATCCGTACCTATCACCTGAGCCTTGATGGCTCATCTCACGCCATCCTTCCTAAGCGGACAGATGGTCCGGTATTGCTTGTGAGCCCACCTCAAGCGGAGCCGGGATTTGAGACGCAGCGCATGGTGTACGTCAAGCGTCCGTACGAACTAGAATATTATTCCGTCAATCAATGGGCTGATAGTCCGGTGCGCATGCTCACCCCGTTGATGGTCCAGGTGCTCGATCAGAGTGGGGCATGGCGGACCGTTATTCCCTTGCCGGATTCAGTCAGTGGGGACTATCGCCTCGACACGTATGGAGTTCTCTTACAGCAAGAATTTCTCCAACAGCCCAGTCGAGTCAGAGCGACGGCCCGGTTGCAGCTTGTGGACTTGAAAGAATCAAGGATTCTCGGAGCCCGGGCGTTCGAGGCTGTGGAGAATGCTCCGAGTGAGAATGCCTATGGGGGCGTACTGGCCGCCAATCGAGCAGTCGCCGGCTTGCTCGATCAGATCGTTTTATGGCTTCGGCAATGCGTGCAGCACTCGCCGGAATGTGATCCCTCATAG
- a CDS encoding hypothetical protein (conserved exported protein of unknown function), translating to MKCPSLYVLCMLTTVYCLVMSSPSLAANERNLVRGKKLYEKYCLACHGPQGRGDGARQFDPPVADLTSSDVLLKPDSRLLKSIHDGRPNTAMDAWKSKLSDEAIRDVLAHVLTFPR from the coding sequence GTGAAGTGCCCCAGCCTCTATGTCCTGTGCATGTTGACGACGGTGTATTGTCTCGTGATGTCATCACCCAGCCTCGCCGCGAATGAGCGAAATCTGGTGCGAGGCAAGAAGCTCTATGAGAAGTATTGCTTGGCCTGTCACGGTCCGCAAGGTCGAGGGGATGGAGCCAGGCAGTTTGACCCCCCTGTGGCGGACCTGACATCAAGTGATGTGCTTCTGAAGCCGGACTCTCGCCTCTTGAAGAGCATCCATGATGGACGACCGAATACCGCCATGGATGCCTGGAAATCAAAACTCTCAGACGAAGCCATCCGCGATGTGCTGGCCCATGTGCTGACCTTCCCGCGCTGA
- a CDS encoding hypothetical protein (conserved membrane protein of unknown function), translated as MKTSWKTGISFGLTSGVITTLGLMVGLHSGTHSRAIVIGGIVTIAIADAMSDALGIHVSEESKNSGSTSHIWEATLATFAAKFLVSATFLIPVLFSPLDQAIVISVIWGLFLLTVLSFFIARAQGIAPWGVIGEHVFIALCVVAITHAVGDWVKGFVDVK; from the coding sequence GTGAAAACATCCTGGAAAACGGGGATCAGTTTTGGATTGACGTCGGGTGTCATTACCACCCTCGGGCTGATGGTGGGTCTGCATTCCGGAACGCATTCGCGAGCGATCGTGATCGGTGGGATTGTGACCATTGCCATTGCCGATGCCATGTCCGATGCCCTTGGCATCCATGTGTCCGAAGAATCAAAGAACAGCGGTTCCACGAGCCACATTTGGGAGGCGACACTCGCCACATTCGCCGCGAAATTTCTGGTTTCGGCGACTTTTTTGATTCCAGTCCTCTTTAGTCCGCTTGATCAGGCGATCGTGATCAGTGTGATCTGGGGGTTGTTCTTGCTGACGGTTCTGAGTTTCTTCATCGCTCGTGCGCAGGGGATTGCTCCTTGGGGAGTGATCGGAGAACATGTGTTTATCGCCCTGTGCGTGGTGGCAATCACGCATGCAGTCGGAGATTGGGTGAAAGGTTTCGTTGACGTGAAATGA
- a CDS encoding Osmotically inducible protein OsmC — MEQKSKTYMYQTTVKWTEQRKGVMSCVGKPEVQVATPPEFKGHEGIWSPEDLFVASANVCLMTTFLAMAERAGLAFSSYESTAEGRLELVEGKFQFTTITIRPSIMLKAGGDVVQAKELIEKAERNCLISNSMKATIRLEPVIR; from the coding sequence ATGGAACAGAAGAGCAAAACGTATATGTATCAAACCACCGTCAAATGGACTGAGCAGCGCAAGGGTGTCATGTCGTGCGTGGGAAAGCCGGAGGTCCAGGTGGCCACGCCTCCTGAGTTCAAGGGACACGAGGGGATCTGGTCCCCCGAAGATCTCTTCGTAGCGTCCGCGAACGTCTGCTTGATGACAACTTTTCTGGCCATGGCGGAGCGAGCTGGACTTGCCTTTTCCAGCTATGAGAGCACGGCGGAAGGTCGGCTGGAGCTGGTAGAGGGCAAATTTCAATTCACCACCATTACGATCAGGCCTTCGATCATGTTGAAGGCAGGTGGGGATGTGGTTCAGGCCAAGGAGCTGATCGAAAAGGCGGAGCGGAATTGCCTAATCTCCAATTCGATGAAAGCCACCATAAGATTGGAGCCGGTCATCCGCTAG
- a CDS encoding putative 4'-phosphopantetheinyltransferase 13N, which produces MLISFHSIERVIRTEYQHLTKLEPKSIHLWGITLDRSPQCLARCREWLADPERERAARFIRERDRNHYVLAHGVLRAVLSRYLGSSPEWVEFDGSETGKPMLTRKLRDRSEITFNLSHAHGRALVAVSRAQEVGVDLELVRSDVPVENLSRRFFTQSEYTTIMQSAPEQRAAIFFRYWVAKEAVLKAQGIGLRGLTGCEIILGRDGVEKDVRIQVDSRFLDPLRVRLLSCEPGWEAAVAAHNLDRVKQCGPNTD; this is translated from the coding sequence GTGCTGATTTCATTCCACTCGATTGAGCGTGTCATCCGTACCGAATATCAGCATCTCACCAAGCTTGAACCGAAATCGATTCATCTCTGGGGCATCACGCTCGACAGATCACCACAGTGTCTGGCGCGATGTAGGGAATGGTTGGCTGACCCGGAGCGGGAACGTGCCGCTCGCTTTATTCGAGAAAGAGACCGGAATCACTATGTGCTGGCTCACGGAGTCCTCAGAGCCGTGCTTAGCCGATATCTGGGTAGCAGCCCTGAATGGGTAGAATTTGATGGTAGTGAAACAGGCAAACCCATGTTGACAAGGAAATTGCGCGATCGATCTGAGATCACGTTCAATTTATCTCACGCCCATGGCCGTGCGCTCGTGGCAGTTTCACGCGCACAAGAGGTCGGAGTCGATCTTGAACTCGTTCGTTCAGATGTCCCGGTTGAGAATTTATCCAGGCGCTTTTTTACCCAATCAGAATACACGACGATCATGCAATCCGCTCCGGAGCAGCGCGCAGCCATCTTCTTCCGCTACTGGGTTGCGAAAGAGGCGGTGCTGAAGGCGCAGGGTATCGGTCTCAGGGGATTGACAGGGTGCGAGATTATACTTGGGAGGGATGGGGTTGAGAAAGACGTTCGAATACAGGTTGATTCCCGGTTCCTGGATCCATTGAGAGTTCGGCTTCTCTCTTGCGAGCCGGGGTGGGAAGCAGCGGTGGCCGCTCACAACTTGGACCGAGTGAAGCAGTGCGGTCCAAACACAGACTAG
- a CDS encoding hypothetical protein (conserved exported protein of unknown function), protein MRVAGRNAALCAVLACLSGLGFSNLGVKELTGSANSGDPVSGREIYVNTCIRCHGIDGRGAFGVKLVPPPADLTSLAVQSRLDGTLFGRIHGGKPNTAMGAWKHALSDEEIWDVLSYVRTFGVESGEQP, encoded by the coding sequence ATGCGTGTTGCTGGACGAAATGCGGCGTTGTGCGCGGTGTTAGCTTGTCTGTCGGGACTGGGGTTCAGCAATCTTGGCGTAAAAGAGCTGACGGGCTCAGCAAATAGTGGCGATCCTGTCAGTGGGCGTGAAATTTACGTGAATACCTGCATCCGTTGCCATGGAATCGACGGGAGGGGCGCATTCGGAGTGAAACTTGTTCCACCTCCGGCGGACCTCACTTCGCTCGCCGTTCAGAGTCGGCTCGACGGGACCTTGTTTGGACGAATTCACGGAGGAAAACCCAATACGGCGATGGGTGCCTGGAAACATGCTCTCTCCGATGAAGAAATTTGGGACGTCTTGTCCTATGTGCGCACTTTCGGGGTGGAGTCCGGTGAGCAACCATAA
- a CDS encoding hypothetical protein (conserved protein of unknown function): MTCNVGGIERPIRIGAGLLAITIGLFAGFSTAIAGTALAVGAILLLTGAVGYCPLFTLFGINTCSPASGMKK; the protein is encoded by the coding sequence ATGACGTGCAACGTTGGAGGGATTGAGAGACCTATTCGAATTGGAGCAGGGCTACTGGCGATCACGATCGGCCTCTTTGCAGGGTTTTCGACTGCAATAGCGGGTACGGCACTTGCGGTGGGTGCCATACTGCTGCTCACTGGAGCCGTGGGGTATTGTCCCCTGTTCACGTTATTCGGGATAAACACCTGCTCTCCGGCGTCAGGTATGAAGAAATGA
- a CDS encoding putative Quinol-cytochrome c reductase, cytochrome c subunit yields MSRPIMAGLVLVSALVGTISCVPPPRVTESEEATARRSTGSPVDMLFVPPSPETIPGDLRGEQIRLGYKMIVDTQEYGKRYVGNALTCTNCHLDAGLNPNSASFVGIATLYPQYRERAGRQITLADRINECFERSMNGKALPPDSVKLTGIVAYIEWLSQNMPPGVEVPWRGIPRLVSSHQPDPLNGKNVFEKKCVFCHGSDGQGTMAAPPVWGPRSYNIGAGMARVSVAASFIKANMPRGWGWTVTDDEAIDAAAYINTQPRPDFPDKIHDWPKGGKPADVPY; encoded by the coding sequence ATGAGCCGACCGATCATGGCAGGCCTTGTGCTGGTGAGTGCGCTGGTGGGGACAATCAGTTGTGTCCCACCTCCTCGGGTAACGGAGAGTGAGGAGGCGACTGCTCGTCGGAGCACGGGGTCGCCCGTCGATATGCTGTTTGTTCCGCCATCGCCAGAAACGATTCCGGGGGATCTGCGGGGGGAGCAGATTCGCCTGGGCTACAAGATGATTGTCGACACGCAGGAATATGGAAAGCGGTATGTTGGAAACGCGCTCACCTGCACCAATTGTCATTTAGATGCGGGGCTCAACCCAAATTCTGCATCCTTCGTCGGTATCGCCACGCTCTACCCACAGTATCGTGAACGAGCCGGCCGGCAGATCACGCTGGCCGATCGAATCAACGAGTGTTTCGAACGCAGTATGAACGGCAAGGCACTTCCACCCGACAGTGTAAAATTGACGGGCATCGTCGCCTATATTGAATGGTTGTCACAGAATATGCCGCCCGGCGTTGAGGTCCCATGGCGAGGGATCCCACGCCTCGTCTCGTCCCATCAGCCTGACCCTCTCAACGGCAAGAATGTTTTTGAGAAAAAGTGCGTCTTCTGCCACGGCTCCGATGGGCAAGGCACCATGGCGGCACCGCCTGTGTGGGGGCCTCGTTCGTACAACATCGGTGCAGGCATGGCACGAGTGAGTGTGGCTGCCTCATTTATCAAGGCCAACATGCCGCGAGGCTGGGGCTGGACGGTGACGGACGACGAAGCCATCGATGCTGCGGCCTATATCAATACGCAGCCTCGACCAGACTTTCCCGACAAGATCCACGACTGGCCGAAGGGAGGCAAGCCGGCGGATGTACCGTACTGA
- a CDS encoding hypothetical protein (conserved protein of unknown function) produces MKLTTTYHGGTRYDIVSGKHRVITDQSVEDGGQDAGMGPVELFVGSVASCVAYFVGQFCGRHGISREGLTVDAEWTMAEVPHRVGRINIGIHLHHRISAEQKERLLKVAHGCTVHQSLEVPAGVAIELNPHPRAEKPS; encoded by the coding sequence ATGAAACTCACAACGACTTACCACGGCGGGACACGCTACGACATTGTGAGCGGCAAACATCGAGTGATCACCGATCAGTCGGTGGAGGATGGAGGGCAAGATGCCGGAATGGGTCCGGTCGAACTCTTTGTCGGGTCGGTCGCGAGTTGTGTCGCGTACTTCGTCGGGCAATTTTGCGGGCGGCACGGTATTTCTCGAGAGGGCTTGACGGTCGATGCGGAATGGACGATGGCCGAGGTTCCACATCGTGTCGGTCGTATCAACATCGGAATCCATCTTCACCATCGAATCAGCGCAGAGCAAAAGGAACGTCTGTTGAAGGTCGCGCATGGCTGCACCGTGCATCAATCCCTCGAGGTGCCTGCCGGCGTGGCGATCGAACTCAATCCCCATCCTCGTGCGGAGAAACCTTCGTGA